The Candidatus Binatia bacterium genome window below encodes:
- a CDS encoding response regulator has product MSRKRILVVEDNEDNRRILLYRLKKIGDFDIVETANGAEAVAAVEESPPDLIFMDLKMPVMDGWEATRRIRDLDKGQDIPIIALTAQAMAGDEQKALANGCNDYLAKPVVDPALVQEKLERLLKL; this is encoded by the coding sequence ATGTCACGCAAGCGCATTCTGGTCGTCGAGGACAATGAGGACAATCGCCGTATCCTCTTGTACCGGCTGAAGAAGATCGGCGATTTCGACATTGTCGAGACCGCCAATGGTGCAGAGGCTGTGGCGGCCGTCGAAGAGAGCCCGCCGGACCTCATCTTCATGGACCTGAAGATGCCGGTCATGGATGGTTGGGAAGCGACTCGGCGAATCCGCGATCTCGACAAGGGCCAGGACATTCCGATCATTGCGCTCACGGCCCAGGCGATGGCGGGCGACGAACAGAAGGCACTCGCGAACGGCTGCAACGACTACCTCGCGAAGCCGGTCGTCGATCCGGCCCTCGTGCAGGAGAAGCTCGAGAGGCTCCTCAAGCTCTGA